Genomic segment of Chloroflexota bacterium:
AGCGATGGAATCGTCACCAGGTTTCTGTGGCTGTTCCGGCGCTTCCGGCTCATCCCCAGGCAATTCAGGCTCGCCGGGAGGTTCGGGATCGCGATCCTGTTCCTGGTCGTCAGCCTCCTCCTCTTCGACAGCTTCCTGCGCTTTATGAGGAGAGCGCGCACCGAAACCCTCAAGGCGCAAGGCCAGGTCCAGTAACCCATCGTCTACCAGGCGGTTGACCGACCCCTCGGGAAAATGGCCCTCTTTATCCCGTTCGCCGGCATCAACGCCTGTCAAGATGGATATGCCCTCATCAACAGTAGACACTGGAAAGAGGTGAAACTTGCCGTCGGCCACGGCTTGAACCACATCATCCCGAAGCATGAGATTGGGCACATTGGCCACGGGAATGAGGACTCCCTGCTCTCCAGTGAGTCCTTTGGCCACGCAGATATCAAAGAAACCCTCGATCTTGGCCATGACTCCGCCGATGGCCTGGACCTCGCCATGCTGGTTCATCGAGCCGGTTACCGCTATTCCCTGCTTGACGGGCAAACGGGCCAGGGCGGACAACAGCGCATATATCTCGGTTGTGCTGGCACTGTCGCCGTCGACACCGTCATAGCTTTGCTCGAAGGTGAGGGTAGCAGACAGGCTCAAGGGTTTGTCCTGGGCGTATTTGCCTCCCAGGAAACCACTGAGAATCAACATACCCTTGTCGTGAATGCGTCCGCTCAGTTTCGCCTCCCGCTCGATGTTGATGACACCGCCCCGGCCCAGGAAGGTCTTGGCGGTGATTCGGGTTGGCTTGCCGAAACTGTAGTCGCCAAGCGACAGCACGGCCAGCCCGTTTACCTGGCCCACCCGCTCACCACTCACATCCACCATAACCGTATTGTCGACAATCGCTTCCCGAACCCGCTCCTCAACCAGGCTGGATCGATAGCGCCGTTCCTCGATGGCCCTGCGCACGTCATCACCGATCACGACATCATGACCACTCTGGCTCGCCCAGTAGGCGGCCTCCCGCACGATATCGGCGACATGGGCGAAGCGGGTAGTCATCTTGCGTTGGTCTTCCACCAGGCGGCCGCTATGCTCGATCACCTCGGCCACAGCGCTGAGGTCAAAGGAGGGCAACTGCTCTTCAGCACAGCGTGTTCGAATGAAGCGGGCAACCTTGACCATGTTGTCGAAATCCCAGTCCATCTGCGTGGCGAAATCGGCCCGGACTTTGAACAGTTTTTGAAACTCGTCATCGTCGTCGTAGAGCATGTAGTAAGTCCGGGGGTCGCCGATCAACACCACTTTGACATCAAGGGGAATCGACTCCGGAACCAGGCCTGCGGTTGCGACAACACCAAGCTGCTGGCGCAACTCCTCGATCTTGACCTCCTGATGGCGCAAGCAGCGTTTGAGCGCTTCGTAGGCCAGCGGGTGCCATAGCAAGTCCCCGACATCGACCACCAGGTAACCGCCGTTGGCCTGCAACAGGGCGCCACCCTTGATCTGGCTGTAATCGGTTACCAGGGCGCCAAACTGGGCTTGATGTTCAATCCGCCCGATCAAATTATAGTAGGTCGGATTGGTCTCTACCACCACGGGCGCGCCTGTTTCCCCTTGGTGATCGACGATCACATTGATACGGTAGTGGTCGAAAGGCGACTCAGGGGAACCGAAGAGCAACGCGGCCGGAGGTACATTCCCTTGCTCATCGCCGGCAGCCGGTAGGGCCTTGTAGCGGTCCACATGCTCGACGATGTGCTCCCGAACCTGTTGGAGGTATTCGACGATCTCCCGCCGGTCACCGTATTCCTCTTGAAAGTCTTGAAACGCGGGGGCGACGGTCGCATCTGCGATCTCCCTGTCCAGATTCTGGAGCCGGCTGGCCACCTCATCGTTGATCTCTTTGATCTCCCGCAGGGTTTTTTCCATCTCTTTCTGCAGAATTGGTTCCTGAGCCTTTAGTTCCTTGCGATGCTGCTCAGGCAATTCCGCAAACTGCTCGCCGGTCGCCGCTTTGCCCTCGATCAGGGGCGCAAAAAGCAGCCCCATCGGCGTCTGGACAATCGTGAATCCCCGCTTTCGCGAAAATTCTTC
This window contains:
- a CDS encoding ATP-binding protein, producing the protein MSDTPRELTAEKLRRTCAPDEMAFQSTAELEELTEIIGQERATRAIEFGLDIPSFGYNIYALGPAGAGKMTTITRYLERKAATRPVPDDWGYINNFARPDEPLAIRLPPGAGCQLRDSFDKLLNDLEQALPTAFESENYEQHRQDLVEKLEENRQSLIQQMEEFSRKRGFTIVQTPMGLLFAPLIEGKAATGEQFAELPEQHRKELKAQEPILQKEMEKTLREIKEINDEVASRLQNLDREIADATVAPAFQDFQEEYGDRREIVEYLQQVREHIVEHVDRYKALPAAGDEQGNVPPAALLFGSPESPFDHYRINVIVDHQGETGAPVVVETNPTYYNLIGRIEHQAQFGALVTDYSQIKGGALLQANGGYLVVDVGDLLWHPLAYEALKRCLRHQEVKIEELRQQLGVVATAGLVPESIPLDVKVVLIGDPRTYYMLYDDDDEFQKLFKVRADFATQMDWDFDNMVKVARFIRTRCAEEQLPSFDLSAVAEVIEHSGRLVEDQRKMTTRFAHVADIVREAAYWASQSGHDVVIGDDVRRAIEERRYRSSLVEERVREAIVDNTVMVDVSGERVGQVNGLAVLSLGDYSFGKPTRITAKTFLGRGGVINIEREAKLSGRIHDKGMLILSGFLGGKYAQDKPLSLSATLTFEQSYDGVDGDSASTTEIYALLSALARLPVKQGIAVTGSMNQHGEVQAIGGVMAKIEGFFDICVAKGLTGEQGVLIPVANVPNLMLRDDVVQAVADGKFHLFPVSTVDEGISILTGVDAGERDKEGHFPEGSVNRLVDDGLLDLALRLEGFGARSPHKAQEAVEEEEADDQEQDRDPEPPGEPELPGDEPEAPEQPQKPGDDSIAIRGEGKNQKGAMKGQ